Sequence from the Bacillus thuringiensis genome:
GGCATAAACAGCTAGAAGATACGAAACATGCCCTGCAAAAAATAGAAGCGGGTACGTATGGCATTTGCGAAGTATCTGGCGAAGAAATTCCATTCGAAAGATTAGAAGCAATGCCGACTGCTACAACATGCATACAGCACACAACGAACAAATTAAATATGAATACGCGGCCAGTTGAAGAAGAAGTATTGTCTCCTTCTTTCCAGAAACACGATGAAGATCATTCTGTTGAATACGATGCAGAAGATGCATGGCAAGATGTCGCAAATTATGGAACATCTGAAACACCGTCTGATTTAGAAAGACAAGATTCAAAAAACTATAATGGCATGTACGTAAATAGCGAAGAGAATGTAGGCTACGTAGAGGATTTTGAGAATTTTATCGGTACAGATATGTATGGAAAAAATCCGCAAGTTTTCGCTACGGAAGAGCATGAAGAATATGAACAAATGCTTGATGACTTTGAAGAGCGTACTTTTAAAGGCGAATTATCTTCAAATGAATCTAGCTCTAAAGAATAAAAAAAAAGCATTCCGAAAATCGGAATGCTTTTATCGCTAGCTAATTAGTTTTTTGTAACGTTAGCAGCTTGTGGTCCACGGTTACCTTCAACGATTTCGAAAGAAACTTCTTGACCTTCTTCTAAAGTTTTGAATCCGTCACCTTGGATAGCTGAGAAGTGAACGAATACATCGTCTCCACCTTCAACTTCGATGAAACCGAAACCTTTTTCGCCGTTAAACCATTTAACTTTACCTGTTTGCATGTCATGTACCTCCTAAATAAAAATGAAACTATGAATCCACATGAAAAGGTGGATATAAAGGACATGAATGTATAACAAGCTTACAGCCTTTAATTCAACGTGCTTTATTTCCGTACCACATTATGTAGCTCAATAGTGACTTCACTATATCACGCCATGTCAAAAACGTCAAATGAGAACACTTTCATCCCACTATTTTTTTATAATTTTAATATAATGTTGAATTTCCATATTCATATTTTATTTGAAAATTAACAAAACTAAAGTATTCTAATCCTATTAAATTCTGTACAATATAAGTATCTATTACATATGAGGTGAAAGAAATGAGAGCACACGAAATCGAGTATAAGTTATACGGCGATGATATGCAGTTTGTTGAAATTGAGTTAGACCCAGAAGAAAGCGTTATCGCAGAGGCTGGCGCAATGATGATGATGGAAGATTACATCGAAATGGAAACAATCTTCGGTGATGGTTCTGGCCCATCTGGAGGTTTATTCGGAAAATTAATGGGCGCTGGTAAGCGTCTCGTTACAGGCGAAAGCATGTTTATGACTGTATTTACAAATACAGGTCACGGCAAGCGTCACGTATCCTTTGCTGCTCCTTATCCGGGCAAAATTGTTCCTGTAGATTTAACAGAATATCAAGGAAAAGTAGTTTGCCAAAAAGATGCATTTCTTTGTGCGGCAAAAGGCGTTTCTATCGGAATCGAGTTTACGAAAAAAATCGGAACTGGTTTCTTCGGCGGTGAAGGTTTCATCATGCAGAAACTTGAAGGTGACGGACTTGCTTTCATGCACGCAGGCGGAACTGTATATAAGCGTGAATTGAAACCTGGCGAAAAGCTTCGCATCGATACAGGTTGTCTCGTTGCCATGACAAAAGACGTTAACTACGATGTCGAGTTCGTTGGAAAAGTAAAGACAGCTCTATTTGGCGGCGAAGGTTTATTCTTCGCAACGTTAGAAGGACCTGGAACAGTTTGGATTCAGTCCTTAACACTTAGCCGCTTAGCAGCACGTCTGACAAGCCCAGCAGCACAAAGCACTGGTGAAGGCAGCGTTTTAGGCGGACTTGGTCGTTTATTAGATGGCAAAGAGTAATGCATAATAGTAGCAGGGATATAACCTAGCCGAACTTTTTGACTAGGTTATATCCTTTTTATTTTTCCTTTCGACGAATACCATGCACTATTATGATGACTTCTCAAATAAAGTGATACTTTATTCAATCCGACTCCTCCCCACCTTCTTTGCTCTAGCCGAATTTTGAAGTGGGAGTCTTACTGCCAGTTCAAGCCGGATAAACAAAAATAATGATAATGTCTTTAAACACTCAGTACAAAACCCTTGCAATCACAAACTGTAACATTTAAGATTACGTTTATAAGGAGTGATACAAACTTGAATAGTGAATTTATGATTGCAGTGCATTGTTTAGTTTATCTGAATCATGTACCTGGAAATATGGCGAATAGTGAACAATTAGCTGATAACATTTGTGCTAATGCAGCACGAATTCGTAAAGTGATGCGAATGTTAAAAAAGAATGGTTTAATTTCTACAAAAGAAGGACTAAACGGTGGTTATATTTTTAAGCATGATCCTAAAGATGTAACACTCGGGGACATTTACGAACTCACTTCTACTAGTTCTTTATCCTCTAATTGGAGATCTGGGAATGTAGATAAAGATTGTACAATTTCTTCAGGAATAGGCCATGTAATGACTGACATATTCATCGAAGGCGATAAACATTATAAATTATTTTTAGATCAACTAAATATACAAGATGTTATAAATAAATTATTTAAATAGATGCTTTCATTTTGGTATAAATACTTTTACAAATTATACCGAAATGAAACCATGTTATAAATGTAACTTTTTAAATTACATTTAACTTATTCAAAGCTCCTTATCCAAAATTACGGCCACATATGAAAGGGGAATTTATTATGTCTAACAATTTATATCAAAAAGAAAATTTACGTCATTTATCGAAATTATCTACACTAGCACCCGAACAAGCTCAAGCATTTCAAAAGTTTAGTAGACAAGTTATGACTGAAGGTGCTTTATCGAAGAAAGAAAAAGAAATCATTGCCGTTGCAGTAGCACATGCAACAGAATGTCCATATTGTATTGATGCACATACAGTAAGTGCAAAACGTGCTGGTGCATCCCTTGAAGAATTAACAGAAGCCATCTTTGTAGTCGCTTCTGTTGAAGCTGGTGGCGCAATCACACATAGTACACATATGCAAAATGCATTAGACCCCAGTGCCGACGATGTACTATATCGCCGATCAAATTTACAAAAGTTATCAAATTTAAAACAATTTGCGCCTGAAGGCTTCTCAGCATTTATGGAGTTTAACATGGTAGCAACGAAAGAAGGAACTCTAAGCAAAAAACTAAAAGAATTAATTGCTATCGCTATCGGACATACGACAGAATGCCCATATTGTATCGACGTGCATACAAAATCTGCAGCAAAAGCCGGAGCAACAAAAGAAGAAATTGCAGAAGCTATTTTAGTTGCAGCTGCTTTACGAGCAGGTGGTGCCTACGCTCATATGGCTAACATGATTGAAAGCTATCAACAATAGAAGACTTTGAAAAAGTATCCTCATACAACGGATGCTTTTTCTTTTATCCCACTATTTGCCCTCATAATCCACATCACGTAACTATAGGTTCAAGCTTTTTTTCAAAAGAATGAATCAAGTCCCTCACTGCATATATTGAACTATACCTTTTCTTAAGGAGGCTCCCTTAATGCGTACTCCTTTATCCTTTGATAAAGATACTGCCATACTGTTAGCTTCTTGTTGTGAGTTAACATATGAACAATATAAACAAAATGGAATTTTTGAAATACCAGATGGTTTTCAATATGTACAAGGCTTTCAAGGAAAAACAATTCAAACGACAGATTGGTTTGGATTCATACTAGAATCTGAGGATACAATTATTATAGCTTTTCGGGGTACACAAACAGATACAGACTGGATTATCGATTCACTCGTCAACCAAAAGCCATATCCATATGCTTTAAACAGTGGAAATGTCCATAATGGGTTTCTTTCTATTTATGAATCTTGCCGAGATTCTATTATGGATATGCTCGTATCATTACCGGCCCATAAGAAACTTCTTGCAACAGGTCATAGCTTAGGCGGCGCGCTCGCTACACTACATATACTCGATGCGCGTATTAACACCGCCTTCGCACAGTATGGTCTGTATACATTTGCCTCTCCAAAAGTGGGCGATATTGCATTTCGTAATTATTATAAACTACAAGTAGCTAGTAGCTTTCGCTTTGTTAATTTATTTGATGTCGTTCCTCTTCTCCCTCCGCGCAATGTCCATTTTAATGAACAAGACTGGGAATATGCACACGTTCATCACAACATGACTTTTACGAAAAACACAAAGTCTATTACAAATAATCATTCCATTACAACATACAAAACATGTCTGACTTCTCATTTTTAACCAGTAAAGAATTGGAAATTAAATATCCTTATACTATAATAATATATGAATTTACTTTTGGATGAGGGGACCTTACATGCTAAAATTTATCTTTGCACTTTTTCTCATTGTAATTTTTTCGTTTACAGGTTTCTTTACATTTTCATACTTTGCGACAGGAGAATATGATGGAACAGGTATCATATATACCACCATCCCATTTCTTTCTTAAGCAAAAAAAGAAAACCGAGCTTAATCTTATTAAGCTCGGTTTTTCAAGTCGTTATATTCCTCTTTTAAAAGTGAATATACTTTAGCATCCCTATACGTATTATCCATTTTCACATTTTGTCTCAATGTACCTTCAAAAGGGACCTTCACTTAATATTGTTTAACCGTGTTACCAATACCCCAAATCTCATTACTATACTGTAAAATCGTTCGATCGCTCGCAAAATGACCAGATTGTGCAATATTTAAAATCGACATTTCTAGCCACTTCGTTCGGTTTTCATAAGCCCTACCAACAGCTTCTTGCCTTTCCGCATATGGACCAAAATCTCGCAGAACGAAGTATTCATCATTTTGAATAACGAGAGAATCATAAATCGCTTCAAATTCAGCCCCCGACTGTGCAAAGAAACCATTCGTTAACTGATCTACTACCTTTTTAATGTGCCCATTGTGGTGATAATAATCACTTGCACGATATCCACCATTTTGATAGTAATGAAGAACCTCTTCGGCCGTTAAACCGAAAATGAAACAGTTATCATCACCGACCCTATCTTTTATTTCAATATTCGCTCCATCTAACGTGCCGAGTGTAATCGCACCATTCATCATAAATTTCATATTACCTGTTCCTGAAGCTTCTTTACTCGCAGTGGAAATTTGTTCACTTACATCCGCCGCCGGGAATATATCTTCCGCCAGAGACACTCGATAGTTTTCTAGAAAGATAACTTTCATATATTGGCTTACGTACGGATCATTATTTACTTTCCTTGCAAGTTCATTTATTAATTTAATAATTTTTTTCGCATAGTAATAGCCTGGTGAGGCTTTCGCTCCAAAGATAAACGTACGCGGATAAAATGTAAAACTAGCATCCTCTTTCAAACGATTATACAAATATAAAATATGAAGAACATTTAATAATTGTCGCTTGTAAGCATGTAGTCTTTTCACTTGCACATCAAAAATAGAATTTGGATCAATTGTAATCCCCATTGTATGATGAATACGCTCCGCTAAAATCTCTTTACGCTCTTGTTTTACCTCTGCAAATTTCTCTTGGAAACTCGCATCGTATTGAACTAATTGTAGCTCTTGAAGCTTAATCGGCTCTTTCTTCCACTCTGTTCCAATCGCCTCTGAAATAAGGTTCGTCAGCTGTGGATTCGCCTTCATTAACCAGCGTCTATGAGCGATTCCATTCGTTTTATTATTAAACTTATCTGGATAAAACTCATAAAACAATCGCATTTCACGTTGCTTTAAAATTTCCGTATGAATTTTTGCTACACCGTTTACGCTATGGCTGCCGACAATTGCTAAATGAGCCATTTTCACAAGATCATGCGCAATAATCGCCATCTCTTCAATACGATGCCATTCATACGGGTAATGTTCCCAAAGTTCATGACAGAAACGTTCATTAATCTCTTCAATAATCATATAAATTCTCGGTAATAACGGTTTAAAAATGTGAATTGGCCACTTCTCAAGCGCTTCTGATAACGTCGTATGATTCGTATAAGAAATCGTTTGCGTCGTTATATGCCAAGCTTCTTCCCATGCTAGTTTTTCTTCATCTAATAAAATACGCATCAGTTCTGGAATCGCCAAAACTGGATGTGTATCATTAATGTGAATCGCAATTTTCTCATGTAATTGACGAAGGTCACCATATCTTTCTCTATGCATACGAACGATATTTTGCAAACTTGCTGATACGAGGAAATACTGTTGTTTCAAACGCAGTATTTTCCCCTCATCATGCGTATCATCTGGATATAAAAACTCCGATACCGCTTCTGTTTCACGCTTATATTTCAAAATATCTTTGCAATTTTGCGGGAAAGGAACTGGTTCCGCATTCCAAAGTCTAAGTGTATTTACAGTACTCGTCTCATAACCTACTACTGGAACGTCATACGGTACTGCCATAATCACTTCTGCATTCGTATGCCTGAACTCTAAACGTCCATCAATATAGAGCGGTTCAACATTGCCGAAATAACTTACTTCTACAGCTTGATCATGCCTTCTT
This genomic interval carries:
- the glgP gene encoding glycogen phosphorylase, encoding MFTHVESFKSAFLEKLETMYGKSFKDSTTRDQYNTLGYMVREYMNSQWIATNESYRSGERKQMYYLSIEFLLGRLLGSNILNLGIRDVCEQGLSELGISLQQLEEVEADAGLGNGGLGRLAACFLDSLASLDLPGHGCGIRYKHGLFDQKIVDGYQVEFPEQWLLHENVWEVRRHDQAVEVSYFGNVEPLYIDGRLEFRHTNAEVIMAVPYDVPVVGYETSTVNTLRLWNAEPVPFPQNCKDILKYKRETEAVSEFLYPDDTHDEGKILRLKQQYFLVSASLQNIVRMHRERYGDLRQLHEKIAIHINDTHPVLAIPELMRILLDEEKLAWEEAWHITTQTISYTNHTTLSEALEKWPIHIFKPLLPRIYMIIEEINERFCHELWEHYPYEWHRIEEMAIIAHDLVKMAHLAIVGSHSVNGVAKIHTEILKQREMRLFYEFYPDKFNNKTNGIAHRRWLMKANPQLTNLISEAIGTEWKKEPIKLQELQLVQYDASFQEKFAEVKQERKEILAERIHHTMGITIDPNSIFDVQVKRLHAYKRQLLNVLHILYLYNRLKEDASFTFYPRTFIFGAKASPGYYYAKKIIKLINELARKVNNDPYVSQYMKVIFLENYRVSLAEDIFPAADVSEQISTASKEASGTGNMKFMMNGAITLGTLDGANIEIKDRVGDDNCFIFGLTAEEVLHYYQNGGYRASDYYHHNGHIKKVVDQLTNGFFAQSGAEFEAIYDSLVIQNDEYFVLRDFGPYAERQEAVGRAYENRTKWLEMSILNIAQSGHFASDRTILQYSNEIWGIGNTVKQY
- a CDS encoding RrF2 family transcriptional regulator; translated protein: MNSEFMIAVHCLVYLNHVPGNMANSEQLADNICANAARIRKVMRMLKKNGLISTKEGLNGGYIFKHDPKDVTLGDIYELTSTSSLSSNWRSGNVDKDCTISSGIGHVMTDIFIEGDKHYKLFLDQLNIQDVINKLFK
- a CDS encoding yteA family sporulation protein translates to MLTPQQINQFKSVLEKQKQELEQTIQTHENEDRASERDSVGELSSYDNHPADMATELYEREKDFGLIELWHKQLEDTKHALQKIEAGTYGICEVSGEEIPFERLEAMPTATTCIQHTTNKLNMNTRPVEEEVLSPSFQKHDEDHSVEYDAEDAWQDVANYGTSETPSDLERQDSKNYNGMYVNSEENVGYVEDFENFIGTDMYGKNPQVFATEEHEEYEQMLDDFEERTFKGELSSNESSSKE
- the cspD gene encoding cold-shock protein CspD yields the protein MQTGKVKWFNGEKGFGFIEVEGGDDVFVHFSAIQGDGFKTLEEGQEVSFEIVEGNRGPQAANVTKN
- a CDS encoding carboxymuconolactone decarboxylase family protein, producing the protein MSNNLYQKENLRHLSKLSTLAPEQAQAFQKFSRQVMTEGALSKKEKEIIAVAVAHATECPYCIDAHTVSAKRAGASLEELTEAIFVVASVEAGGAITHSTHMQNALDPSADDVLYRRSNLQKLSNLKQFAPEGFSAFMEFNMVATKEGTLSKKLKELIAIAIGHTTECPYCIDVHTKSAAKAGATKEEIAEAILVAAALRAGGAYAHMANMIESYQQ
- a CDS encoding lipase family protein, giving the protein MRTPLSFDKDTAILLASCCELTYEQYKQNGIFEIPDGFQYVQGFQGKTIQTTDWFGFILESEDTIIIAFRGTQTDTDWIIDSLVNQKPYPYALNSGNVHNGFLSIYESCRDSIMDMLVSLPAHKKLLATGHSLGGALATLHILDARINTAFAQYGLYTFASPKVGDIAFRNYYKLQVASSFRFVNLFDVVPLLPPRNVHFNEQDWEYAHVHHNMTFTKNTKSITNNHSITTYKTCLTSHF
- a CDS encoding TIGR00266 family protein, whose translation is MRAHEIEYKLYGDDMQFVEIELDPEESVIAEAGAMMMMEDYIEMETIFGDGSGPSGGLFGKLMGAGKRLVTGESMFMTVFTNTGHGKRHVSFAAPYPGKIVPVDLTEYQGKVVCQKDAFLCAAKGVSIGIEFTKKIGTGFFGGEGFIMQKLEGDGLAFMHAGGTVYKRELKPGEKLRIDTGCLVAMTKDVNYDVEFVGKVKTALFGGEGLFFATLEGPGTVWIQSLTLSRLAARLTSPAAQSTGEGSVLGGLGRLLDGKE